Proteins encoded in a region of the Paenibacillus sp. E222 genome:
- a CDS encoding ABC transporter ATP-binding protein, whose translation MALLEVEEVSVSFRRARGWFGHEENHVIQDLNLSVNEGEIVAVVGASGSGKSVLAQAIMGILPANATIEGRISYAGEHLTKDRQLHLRGDELVYIPQSVSYLDPLLKVGRQVQPLSQKTGRKHGSTLRSTMQKAEQELTGRYGLPHGTSGKYPFELSGGMARRVLMATATSGAPKLIIADEPTPGIHPEVLAETMKHFRQLANEGVGILWITHDITTALTAADRISVFYAGSNVETAQACDFTGKGERLRHPYTKALWNALPQNEFQPLSGTQPAAGRQQVEGCSFAPRCIGATMACTSERPELRKVRGGEVRCIHAT comes from the coding sequence ATGGCACTTCTTGAAGTGGAGGAAGTATCGGTTTCGTTCCGGCGTGCTCGGGGATGGTTTGGGCACGAGGAGAACCATGTTATTCAGGATCTGAATCTGTCTGTGAATGAAGGGGAGATTGTCGCCGTCGTAGGGGCAAGTGGATCTGGCAAAAGTGTGCTGGCGCAGGCGATCATGGGCATTCTTCCTGCCAATGCGACGATAGAAGGTCGGATTAGCTATGCAGGCGAGCACCTGACCAAGGATCGGCAGCTTCATCTGCGTGGAGATGAGCTGGTGTACATTCCGCAATCGGTCAGTTATTTGGACCCGTTATTGAAGGTGGGCAGGCAGGTTCAACCTCTAAGCCAAAAGACAGGGCGTAAGCACGGATCGACGCTCCGATCCACGATGCAAAAGGCAGAGCAGGAGCTGACGGGACGTTATGGATTGCCTCATGGCACGTCGGGCAAATATCCGTTTGAGCTGTCAGGTGGTATGGCTCGGCGGGTGTTGATGGCAACAGCTACCTCTGGTGCTCCGAAACTCATTATTGCAGATGAGCCAACACCTGGCATTCATCCCGAAGTGCTGGCTGAAACGATGAAGCATTTTCGTCAACTGGCCAATGAAGGGGTCGGCATTCTTTGGATTACCCATGATATTACGACTGCCTTGACGGCAGCAGACCGCATATCTGTATTTTACGCAGGCTCCAATGTGGAGACGGCACAGGCTTGTGATTTTACGGGAAAGGGCGAACGGTTAAGACATCCATACACAAAGGCGCTCTGGAACGCATTGCCACAAAATGAATTTCAACCTCTGTCTGGTACCCAGCCTGCAGCAGGTCGGCAGCAGGTAGAAGGATGCTCATTTGCACCACGCTGCATTGGAGCGACCAT
- a CDS encoding ABC transporter permease: protein MKQTLERPSRPAAQTAQHPKVNSPRSEAGNKRNWRSVHPRTHGGKGYSGGSNPRFRNPRKWAMIWGGLGVIWIATVWLTGRLLPAESTLTSLMDRNLAPAWAHPFGTDWLGRDMFMRTLKGLATSIQVGLLAACGGGLIALLLGLAAASGKAADRVISWIIDLFLSVPHLVSLVMLAFVFGGGLPGVALAIALTHWPNLARIVRAEMIQLRSAEYIHISRRLGHSRMRIAVQHMLPHLIPQLFVGVLLIFPHAILHEAAITFLGLGLSPQQPAIGIILSESMRYLSAGMWWLAFFPGLALLLVVRAFDVLGGSLKTLTGTGSSREVM, encoded by the coding sequence ATGAAACAGACATTGGAACGTCCCTCCCGGCCTGCGGCTCAGACTGCACAGCATCCGAAAGTTAACTCTCCCAGAAGTGAGGCGGGGAACAAGAGGAATTGGAGGTCAGTCCATCCACGTACTCATGGTGGGAAAGGTTATTCAGGTGGCAGTAATCCTCGTTTCCGTAATCCGCGCAAATGGGCGATGATCTGGGGTGGCCTGGGAGTGATCTGGATTGCCACCGTGTGGCTGACAGGCAGACTGCTTCCCGCAGAATCGACGCTGACCTCATTAATGGATCGGAATCTGGCTCCAGCCTGGGCACATCCTTTCGGTACGGATTGGCTGGGACGAGATATGTTCATGCGCACATTGAAAGGATTGGCAACGAGCATTCAGGTGGGGTTACTCGCGGCTTGCGGCGGCGGACTTATCGCGCTATTGCTGGGTCTTGCTGCTGCTTCAGGGAAAGCTGCGGACCGGGTCATTTCATGGATCATTGACCTCTTCCTGAGTGTTCCTCACTTGGTGTCGCTGGTAATGTTGGCTTTTGTGTTCGGTGGAGGTTTGCCTGGGGTGGCGTTAGCGATTGCCCTGACCCATTGGCCGAATCTGGCCCGCATTGTAAGGGCAGAGATGATTCAGCTGAGATCAGCCGAGTATATTCACATTTCACGTAGATTGGGTCATTCGCGAATGCGTATTGCGGTGCAGCACATGCTGCCCCATCTGATTCCACAGCTGTTCGTGGGAGTACTGCTAATCTTCCCTCATGCCATTCTGCATGAGGCAGCGATTACGTTTCTGGGGCTGGGGTTGTCACCGCAGCAGCCAGCGATCGGAATTATTTTATCAGAGTCGATGAGATATTTATCCGCAGGTATGTGGTGGTTGGCTTTTTTCCCAGGTCTCGCATTGTTGTTGGTTGTCCGTGCGTTTGATGTGTTGGGCGGTAGTCTGAAGACATTAACGGGAACCGGCAGTTCAAGGGAGGTGATGTAA
- a CDS encoding ABC transporter permease produces MEDRMGWARFVGFKMLRLLSLLAGVSVVSFILMQFSPVDPVEAYIGGDMIRVSAEQRSLIEERWGLNDSPVERLLTWGQALVQGDLGTSMIYRQPVADIIQERFMNSVALMAVAWVLSGLIGFGLGVVAAMKRDSRLDRLICWYCYTLASTPVFWIALLLLMVFGVWLGWLPIGLGVPAGMAADQVSWGDRVIHMILPALTLSLTGVAAIALHTRQKLVDVLDSDFILFARARGERGVQLFRRHGFRHVVLPALTLQFASFSELFGGAVLAEQVFSYPGLGQATVQAGLRGDVPLLLGLVLCSAIFVFTGNMIADILYRIIDPRMKEEATG; encoded by the coding sequence ATGGAGGACAGGATGGGATGGGCCAGATTTGTCGGATTTAAAATGCTGCGGCTGTTATCTTTGCTGGCAGGAGTCAGCGTGGTGTCTTTTATATTAATGCAGTTCTCTCCAGTGGACCCGGTGGAGGCTTACATTGGTGGAGATATGATCAGGGTGAGCGCAGAACAACGTAGTCTTATTGAGGAACGCTGGGGACTCAATGATTCACCCGTAGAACGGCTGCTTACTTGGGGACAGGCACTAGTCCAGGGCGATCTGGGAACATCGATGATCTATAGACAGCCGGTTGCGGACATCATCCAGGAACGATTCATGAATTCTGTCGCTCTTATGGCGGTGGCCTGGGTGTTATCCGGTCTGATTGGATTCGGTCTGGGCGTCGTTGCTGCCATGAAACGGGATTCACGGTTGGATCGTCTGATCTGTTGGTACTGTTACACACTGGCTTCCACGCCGGTATTCTGGATCGCGCTGTTGCTGCTCATGGTATTCGGTGTATGGCTTGGCTGGCTGCCCATTGGGCTTGGTGTACCTGCGGGCATGGCGGCAGATCAAGTGTCATGGGGCGATCGGGTCATACACATGATTCTGCCTGCGCTCACATTGAGTTTGACTGGTGTAGCTGCCATTGCCTTGCATACCCGGCAGAAGCTGGTGGATGTACTGGACTCGGATTTTATTCTTTTTGCTAGGGCACGAGGTGAGCGAGGTGTTCAATTGTTTCGTCGTCATGGGTTCAGGCATGTGGTACTGCCAGCTTTGACGCTGCAATTTGCATCTTTTAGTGAATTGTTCGGTGGAGCTGTGCTCGCGGAGCAAGTGTTTTCCTATCCCGGATTGGGTCAAGCAACGGTCCAGGCGGGATTGCGCGGTGATGTCCCGCTGCTGCTGGGACTTGTACTGTGCAGTGCGATATTTGTGTTTACAGGCAACATGATTGCCGATATTCTGTACCGTATCATTGATCCGCGCATGAAGGAGGAGGCTACAGGATGA
- a CDS encoding ABC transporter substrate-binding protein encodes MHGFSWGKRSVRAGLGILLICTVGLSGCTQGTSSTIESVHQAATSLPKDELVLAVGTEPEGGFDPTTGWGQYGSPLFQSTLLKRDAKLQLVNDLATEHSVSEDGLTWTVTLRDDVKFSDGEPLTAEDVRFTFETAAKSGSVIDLTNMADVEAPDTTTVVFTLKSPQSTFISLLTTLGIVPEHAYGPDYAEHPVGSGPYKLVQWDKGQQAIVEANEQYYGKKSTFHKLTFLYLDEDAAFAAAQAGTVDIAAIPAAFSKQQVNGMKLESVKTVDNRGIMFPMQPAGVKSGDGLPAGNDVTSDISIRKAVNVAIDRTALVEGVLEGHGRPAYSVSDDLPWSNPDSVFADANPDEAKQILADGGWVDTDGDGIVEKNGTKAEFNLLYFAGDLTRQSLALAAADMVAQAGIKVNVEGKSREETKKLAYTNAVLFGWGSHDPLETYNLYSSSHKGEGYYNTGLYSNPTVDNWMQQALQATTEEEALPFWQKAEWDGSTGFSYQGDAPWAWLVNIDHLYLVKNGLNIGEQQIHPHGHGWPVTSNLEEWSWEEDSK; translated from the coding sequence ATGCACGGATTTTCATGGGGGAAACGATCAGTTAGAGCGGGATTAGGCATTTTACTTATATGCACAGTTGGGCTATCGGGATGTACACAGGGGACATCCTCAACAATAGAGAGCGTTCATCAGGCGGCGACTTCTCTCCCCAAAGACGAATTGGTGCTGGCTGTTGGCACGGAACCGGAGGGCGGATTTGATCCCACTACGGGTTGGGGACAGTACGGTTCACCGCTCTTTCAGAGCACTTTGTTAAAAAGGGATGCCAAACTTCAACTGGTCAATGATCTGGCGACAGAGCATTCCGTCAGTGAAGATGGGCTGACTTGGACCGTCACACTCCGGGATGATGTAAAGTTCTCCGATGGTGAGCCACTGACGGCCGAAGATGTCAGGTTTACATTTGAAACGGCTGCCAAGAGCGGTTCGGTCATCGATTTGACCAATATGGCTGATGTGGAAGCCCCGGATACAACCACTGTCGTTTTTACATTAAAGTCGCCGCAGTCCACGTTTATCAGTCTTCTGACGACACTCGGAATTGTGCCCGAGCACGCCTATGGTCCTGATTATGCCGAGCATCCGGTTGGGTCTGGTCCATACAAGCTGGTGCAATGGGATAAGGGTCAGCAGGCGATCGTCGAGGCTAACGAACAATATTACGGGAAAAAGTCCACATTCCATAAACTGACGTTCCTCTATCTGGATGAGGATGCAGCCTTTGCAGCGGCGCAAGCCGGAACAGTCGATATTGCGGCTATCCCGGCGGCGTTCAGCAAGCAGCAGGTGAACGGCATGAAGCTGGAATCAGTGAAAACAGTGGATAACCGGGGCATCATGTTCCCGATGCAGCCCGCAGGCGTGAAGTCTGGTGATGGCCTGCCGGCAGGCAATGATGTTACATCCGACATCTCCATTCGCAAAGCGGTAAATGTGGCGATTGATCGCACAGCATTGGTGGAAGGGGTACTGGAGGGCCATGGTCGTCCGGCCTACTCGGTCAGCGACGACCTGCCGTGGAGCAATCCGGATTCTGTATTTGCAGATGCGAATCCGGATGAAGCGAAGCAGATTCTGGCTGATGGGGGCTGGGTGGATACAGATGGTGACGGAATTGTCGAGAAGAACGGTACAAAGGCCGAGTTCAATCTGCTTTATTTTGCAGGCGATTTAACGAGACAGTCGTTGGCACTGGCTGCTGCGGATATGGTGGCCCAAGCGGGGATCAAGGTCAATGTAGAGGGAAAGAGCCGGGAAGAGACGAAAAAGCTGGCTTATACCAATGCCGTATTATTCGGGTGGGGCAGTCATGATCCGCTTGAGACATACAACCTCTACAGTAGTTCCCATAAAGGGGAAGGGTACTACAACACTGGATTGTACAGTAATCCAACCGTGGACAACTGGATGCAGCAGGCTCTCCAAGCGACAACGGAAGAAGAGGCACTGCCCTTCTGGCAGAAAGCGGAGTGGGATGGATCGACAGGATTCAGTTACCAGGGCGATGCGCCATGGGCATGGCTGGTGAACATTGATCATCTGTATTTGGTGAAGAATGGACTCAACATCGGTGAACAGCAGATCCATCCACATGGTCATGGGTGGCCTGTGACATCCAACCTGGAAGAATGGTCCTGGGAAGAAGATTCGAAATAG
- the nikR gene encoding nickel-responsive transcriptional regulator NikR, with translation MADKEDLTRFGVAFPTPLIEQFDSYIEEQGYKNRSEAFRDLVRKTLLEPSALHSEQDVAGTIVMVYDHHISDLPIRLMELQHEAHHDIISNMHVHLNHDQCLEVIAVRGNLGRLRHLHQQIQVQKGVLYAELSVTYVDELNKMASHHSPHNHDHSQNQQSHHHPHHSPDSSTD, from the coding sequence ATGGCAGACAAAGAAGATTTGACCCGGTTCGGTGTGGCATTTCCCACGCCTCTGATTGAACAGTTTGACAGCTATATCGAAGAGCAGGGGTATAAGAATCGTTCAGAAGCTTTCCGTGATTTGGTCCGTAAAACATTGCTGGAGCCTTCTGCATTGCATTCCGAGCAGGATGTAGCTGGAACCATTGTGATGGTGTATGACCACCATATCAGTGATCTTCCTATTCGGTTAATGGAGCTGCAGCACGAGGCACACCATGACATCATCTCCAATATGCATGTGCACCTGAACCATGATCAGTGTCTGGAGGTCATTGCGGTACGGGGCAACCTAGGACGATTGCGTCATCTGCATCAGCAGATCCAGGTTCAAAAAGGAGTACTGTATGCAGAGCTGTCCGTAACGTATGTGGATGAGCTCAACAAAATGGCAAGCCACCACAGTCCGCACAATCATGATCACAGCCAAAATCAACAAAGTCATCACCATCCTCACCATTCTCCTGATTCTTCAACGGATTAA
- a CDS encoding ABC transporter ATP-binding protein: MIELNQVIKAFEQEKAVDGVTMQVHKGSIYGLLGSNGAGKTSLLKILAGIYRQDSGTVRMDGQEIYENMDLKGRTIFMADAPYFFPQSSIHQMAAFYRSVYPRWNEERFVQLGSVFKLDVKRKLHRMSKGMRRQAAVWLGLSCMPEVLLMDEPIDGLDPVMRQQIKNLLFQEAAERQVTILISSHNLREIEDLCDHVAIMHKGRIIVEKDLDDLKADTHKIQVAFRHPDHAKAMEEQVNILHEEKRGSVSLFIVKGNREAVTERFRALDPYLLDVLPLTLEEIFIYEMEDAGYDIQPIVL, encoded by the coding sequence ATGATTGAGCTGAATCAGGTCATTAAGGCATTTGAACAGGAAAAAGCCGTTGATGGCGTCACGATGCAAGTACATAAGGGATCGATCTACGGTTTGCTCGGTTCCAACGGGGCAGGCAAAACATCGCTGCTCAAAATACTGGCAGGCATCTATCGTCAGGATAGCGGCACGGTTCGTATGGATGGACAAGAAATATATGAAAATATGGACCTCAAGGGACGCACCATTTTTATGGCAGATGCACCATACTTTTTCCCGCAATCGTCCATCCATCAGATGGCTGCCTTCTATCGTTCGGTATATCCGCGCTGGAATGAGGAGCGTTTTGTACAGCTTGGCAGTGTATTTAAACTGGACGTGAAACGTAAACTGCATCGCATGTCCAAAGGTATGCGCCGTCAGGCAGCCGTATGGCTTGGACTTAGCTGCATGCCTGAAGTGCTGCTCATGGATGAGCCAATCGATGGGCTTGATCCGGTCATGCGGCAGCAGATCAAGAATCTGCTGTTCCAGGAAGCAGCGGAGCGTCAGGTGACGATTCTGATCTCGTCTCACAATTTGCGCGAAATTGAAGACCTGTGCGACCATGTTGCCATCATGCACAAAGGCCGGATTATCGTAGAGAAAGATCTGGATGATCTGAAGGCTGATACGCATAAAATACAGGTCGCATTCCGTCATCCGGATCATGCCAAGGCTATGGAGGAACAGGTGAATATTCTGCATGAAGAGAAGCGTGGCAGTGTATCCCTGTTTATTGTGAAAGGCAATCGCGAGGCTGTAACGGAACGCTTCCGTGCACTTGATCCCTATCTGCTGGATGTGCTGCCGCTGACGCTGGAAGAAATATTTATCTATGAAATGGAGGATGCAGGATATGATATTCAACCGATTGTTCTGTAA
- a CDS encoding GntR family transcriptional regulator has translation MFELDVRSRKAIYEQLVDKIKEMIVYGVLQPDEQLPSVRTLSGQLTVNPNTIQKAYRELEREGYIYSLQGKGSFVSSSVEHPNAAMRDEIRAALVKLIAEASYSGLSKADMTLLFEEAMARIEKGEPHD, from the coding sequence ATGTTCGAATTGGATGTACGCAGCCGTAAGGCGATCTATGAGCAACTAGTGGACAAAATCAAAGAAATGATCGTGTACGGTGTTCTCCAACCCGATGAGCAGCTGCCTTCCGTTCGCACACTTTCCGGGCAGCTCACGGTTAATCCGAATACGATTCAGAAGGCGTACCGGGAACTTGAGCGTGAAGGTTATATCTATTCATTGCAGGGAAAAGGGAGCTTCGTATCATCGTCCGTGGAACATCCGAATGCAGCCATGAGAGATGAAATCAGAGCCGCTCTGGTGAAGCTGATTGCGGAAGCTTCATATTCCGGTTTGAGCAAAGCCGATATGACGCTTTTATTTGAGGAAGCGATGGCCCGTATAGAGAAGGGGGAGCCACATGATTGA
- a CDS encoding futalosine hydrolase gives MNEQKQNDSIDRNRPETTSVSNRFETNATAAASTKRVLIVTAVDAEKEAVLRGLGDKAAERFDVIAAGVGPASAAAGTAAALAFASAAAGASALAQGSAAPSQTDAAQASAASSRPGPLAGTGLTPAYTLVVSAGIGGGFPGRADVGSLVVADAMVAADLGSQTPDGFLSVDELGFGSSRVAADAVLAARLRHELQRAGLAVSGGTAVTVSTATGTAETAAELLRRVPDAAAEGMEGFGVATAAQQFGLPALELRAISNAVGPRDRDAWRIKDALDALQAASSILREVLTS, from the coding sequence ATGAACGAACAGAAACAGAATGATTCTATAGATCGTAATCGCCCAGAAACTACAAGCGTGTCAAATCGCTTTGAAACAAACGCGACAGCAGCAGCATCGACAAAGCGTGTATTAATCGTAACCGCCGTTGATGCGGAAAAAGAGGCTGTACTGCGCGGCCTGGGTGACAAAGCAGCGGAACGCTTTGATGTTATTGCTGCGGGCGTAGGCCCTGCCTCGGCCGCAGCAGGAACCGCTGCCGCGCTGGCCTTTGCCTCAGCAGCGGCTGGCGCAAGTGCGCTGGCGCAAGGCTCCGCCGCGCCAAGCCAAACTGATGCGGCACAGGCATCTGCCGCATCCTCAAGGCCGGGGCCCCTTGCCGGGACCGGACTGACCCCAGCGTACACGCTGGTGGTCAGTGCCGGCATCGGCGGCGGGTTCCCCGGCCGGGCGGACGTCGGCTCCCTCGTGGTGGCCGACGCCATGGTTGCCGCCGATCTGGGCTCGCAGACGCCAGACGGCTTCCTCAGCGTGGACGAGCTCGGCTTCGGCTCGTCCCGTGTGGCGGCGGACGCGGTGCTTGCCGCGCGCCTGCGCCATGAGCTGCAGCGGGCAGGGCTCGCTGTCAGCGGAGGCACGGCGGTCACCGTATCCACGGCGACCGGAACTGCCGAGACGGCCGCGGAGCTGCTGCGCCGCGTGCCAGATGCCGCCGCCGAAGGCATGGAAGGCTTCGGCGTGGCAACGGCAGCCCAGCAGTTCGGCTTGCCAGCACTCGAACTGCGGGCCATATCCAACGCGGTCGGCCCACGCGACCGCGACGCCTGGCGCATCAAGGATGCCCTGGATGCGCTCCAGGCTGCAAGTTCCATTTTACGGGAGGTACTTACATCATGA
- a CDS encoding 1,4-dihydroxy-6-naphthoate synthase: MKIAFSPCPNDTFIFHAWVHGLIPGAPELDVRYADIDITNGLAANPDGPDTPEVMKISYAALPYVLNDYALLPAGGALGRGCGPLVLTANGTTDPAYLSGRRVAVPSERSTAYLLFRLWAAQNVPGGVGEIVVMPFDQIMPAVRDGKIDAGLVIHEARFTYQNYDLKLMTDLGNWWESDTGLPIPLGAIIARRNLDAHALAGWARASVEYAWAHPDESKAYVMEHAQEMDPDVTAQHIGLYVNEFSANLGDDGYGAITALLGRAMKEGLVPEFNLDLLRI, from the coding sequence ATGAAAATTGCATTTTCCCCTTGTCCCAACGATACATTTATCTTTCACGCCTGGGTGCATGGACTGATTCCTGGTGCACCTGAGCTTGATGTCCGTTATGCGGACATTGATATTACCAACGGCCTTGCCGCAAATCCGGATGGACCAGATACACCTGAAGTCATGAAAATATCCTATGCAGCACTGCCTTATGTGCTGAATGATTATGCGCTTTTGCCTGCGGGCGGCGCACTTGGCAGAGGATGTGGTCCACTGGTTCTGACCGCTAACGGCACAACCGATCCGGCCTATCTCTCGGGACGCCGAGTTGCCGTGCCGAGTGAACGTTCAACAGCCTACCTGCTATTCCGTCTCTGGGCAGCACAAAATGTTCCCGGCGGTGTAGGCGAGATTGTCGTTATGCCATTCGACCAGATTATGCCTGCTGTCCGGGATGGCAAGATCGATGCCGGCCTGGTTATCCATGAAGCACGCTTCACGTACCAGAATTATGATCTCAAACTGATGACAGATCTCGGTAACTGGTGGGAAAGCGACACAGGTCTGCCAATCCCGCTGGGTGCAATCATCGCCCGTCGCAACCTGGATGCTCACGCCCTTGCAGGTTGGGCACGTGCCTCGGTGGAATACGCATGGGCGCATCCGGATGAGTCCAAAGCATACGTCATGGAACATGCACAAGAGATGGACCCTGATGTAACTGCACAGCATATCGGCCTGTACGTTAACGAGTTCAGCGCCAACCTGGGCGATGATGGTTACGGTGCAATTACAGCATTGCTTGGACGAGCGATGAAAGAAGGACTTGTTCCCGAGTTCAATCTGGATTTGTTGCGGATCTAA
- a CDS encoding pyroglutamyl-peptidase I — protein MLKILISGFEPFGWDAINPTGELMEALVQEVIEGAELKTVLLPVHFDECADLLIAEMESYQPDVVIACGLAKGRTAITPERIAVNVKDIPPGSYADNQGQLPVDELIVEGSPDGLFSTLPIRAMVNNMGAAGIPAAVSNTAGTYICNNTMYRVLDYIRLKQLPIRAGFVHFPASTEMAVHQPSVPSLPIPMMLDALRVMIRTVVGV, from the coding sequence ATGCTGAAAATTCTGATCTCCGGATTTGAACCTTTTGGCTGGGATGCGATCAATCCGACGGGAGAGCTGATGGAGGCACTTGTGCAGGAAGTGATAGAGGGAGCGGAATTGAAAACAGTCCTGCTGCCTGTGCACTTCGATGAATGTGCGGATCTGCTGATCGCAGAGATGGAATCCTATCAACCGGATGTCGTCATCGCCTGTGGTTTGGCCAAAGGCAGGACGGCCATTACACCTGAACGGATTGCTGTTAATGTCAAAGATATTCCTCCAGGTTCCTATGCGGACAACCAAGGCCAGCTTCCCGTGGACGAGCTCATCGTGGAGGGAAGCCCAGACGGTCTGTTCTCCACATTGCCCATTCGTGCAATGGTGAATAACATGGGGGCAGCAGGCATCCCGGCTGCGGTGTCCAATACGGCAGGCACGTATATTTGTAACAATACGATGTATCGGGTGCTGGATTATATCCGGTTGAAGCAGCTTCCGATTCGTGCCGGATTTGTACATTTTCCAGCTTCAACAGAGATGGCTGTGCATCAGCCTTCGGTGCCGTCACTGCCCATCCCCATGATGCTGGATGCTCTGCGGGTTATGATTCGTACGGTAGTGGGGGTGTAA
- a CDS encoding Gfo/Idh/MocA family protein translates to MTKVVGRDKVNWGIMGTGWIASQFARDLEHAGNAVKAAVGSRTSESAEKFAADYGFARAYGSYDEMLLDPEVDIIYVATPHPLHKENVLACLEAGKAVLCEKPFTMNARQLEQLVEEARERKLFLMEGMWTRFLPPITQARAWIAEGRIGEVRLVKADFGFRVGWEPEGRLLNPDLGGGALLDAGVYPISFASMIFGEQPQHVWSTANIGQTGVDEQFSVLLSYSEGRSASLNGAIRLNLSNEAVIYGTEGYIRLPLFLAGKEAYLHVNGQDEPETFTDDRTCIGYAFEAEEAGRCILEGRTESRTIQLDESLEIMKLMDTIRGQWGLRYKSEK, encoded by the coding sequence ATGACGAAAGTTGTTGGACGGGACAAGGTGAATTGGGGCATTATGGGTACGGGATGGATTGCATCCCAGTTCGCACGAGACCTGGAGCATGCCGGGAACGCCGTAAAAGCGGCGGTGGGTTCACGAACATCTGAAAGCGCAGAGAAGTTTGCAGCTGATTATGGTTTTGCACGCGCTTACGGTTCATACGATGAGATGCTGCTGGACCCTGAAGTGGATATTATTTATGTGGCAACACCGCATCCGTTACATAAGGAAAATGTGCTTGCTTGTTTGGAAGCGGGCAAGGCAGTACTTTGTGAGAAACCGTTTACGATGAATGCCCGTCAGCTGGAGCAGCTGGTCGAGGAGGCGCGTGAGCGCAAGCTTTTTCTTATGGAAGGCATGTGGACACGCTTTCTGCCACCGATTACCCAAGCCAGAGCATGGATTGCGGAAGGCAGAATCGGCGAGGTGCGTTTGGTCAAAGCCGACTTTGGTTTCCGCGTAGGCTGGGAGCCGGAAGGCAGGTTGCTTAACCCGGATCTGGGTGGTGGGGCTTTGCTTGATGCAGGGGTATATCCGATCTCCTTCGCGTCCATGATTTTTGGCGAGCAGCCTCAGCATGTGTGGAGTACGGCGAATATTGGACAGACGGGTGTGGACGAACAGTTCTCCGTACTGTTGTCTTATTCCGAAGGTCGTTCTGCATCGCTGAATGGGGCCATTCGTCTTAACTTGAGTAACGAAGCGGTCATATATGGCACAGAAGGGTATATTCGTTTACCACTTTTCTTGGCAGGCAAAGAAGCTTATCTGCACGTGAACGGCCAGGACGAACCGGAGACATTTACCGATGACCGGACGTGCATTGGATATGCGTTTGAAGCAGAGGAAGCAGGGCGCTGCATTCTGGAAGGACGTACGGAGAGCAGAACGATCCAATTGGACGAATCCCTGGAAATTATGAAGTTGATGGACACGATCCGCGGGCAGTGGGGCTTGCGTTACAAATCCGAGAAATAG
- a CDS encoding ATP-binding cassette domain-containing protein — MSTLLTIDKLVKRIGLTEQHILFEHVNAIVDQGERIAILGASGQGKSTLLRILALLDIPDEGDLIWKGISYRDSDPRIWRMRMTYVAQQAVMLAGSVEDNLKTVHLLHRQPYDQDLARLLLAGMGLENLDIHKRAIDLSGGEKQRIALIRSMMLRPEVLLLDEVTASLDRTNARLVEEQLTRWSQQEGTSLVWVTHDQEQAQSFSTTTWFMGNQTLLERQPTAHFFDNPATDLARQFIMHPAPAAE; from the coding sequence TTGTCCACACTGTTAACCATTGATAAACTAGTGAAACGTATCGGTTTAACCGAGCAGCATATTTTATTTGAACATGTGAACGCAATCGTGGATCAGGGAGAACGCATTGCCATACTTGGTGCATCCGGCCAAGGAAAAAGCACATTGCTCCGCATTCTCGCCCTGCTGGATATTCCTGATGAAGGAGACCTGATCTGGAAAGGAATTTCTTATCGGGATTCGGACCCTCGTATCTGGCGCATGCGCATGACTTATGTCGCACAGCAGGCTGTCATGCTGGCAGGCAGTGTGGAAGATAACCTGAAAACCGTGCACCTGCTTCACAGGCAGCCATACGATCAGGACCTCGCCCGCCTCCTGCTTGCAGGAATGGGATTGGAGAATCTTGATATTCATAAGCGGGCCATCGACCTCTCCGGTGGGGAGAAACAACGCATAGCCCTAATCCGTTCCATGATGCTGCGTCCTGAGGTCCTGCTGCTGGATGAAGTGACTGCTTCCCTGGATCGGACCAACGCACGCCTGGTGGAGGAACAATTGACCCGCTGGAGCCAGCAGGAAGGCACTTCGCTCGTCTGGGTTACCCATGATCAGGAACAGGCACAATCATTCAGTACAACCACCTGGTTTATGGGCAATCAGACACTGCTGGAGCGCCAGCCAACAGCTCATTTTTTTGACAACCCGGCTACGGACCTGGCCAGACAATTCATTATGCATCCTGCCCCCGCGGCAGAATAA